The Mesotoga sp. Brook.08.105.5.1 genome includes a region encoding these proteins:
- a CDS encoding sugar transferase yields the protein MIKRIANLKYLIATFLFVTLFFIQSLTLTWTPGYAFQALILNIAIMLGIYAFSGFDNSTTYSLNSCIVSYISGTFLGVLFALIPIVFFTPRLPRLTFFVTAAVSGLIFPFLSCVLMRYTIKHLPPRRYLVIGREEELGPILEEVKKASMGKIEIYSYMNPSAATLTETMTFEEVKPFDAILIGDPKLAKDVESVLSQRSGDVALEYLPIVVESALHRIPMKMIDLFSDYYDVVFSQVQISHRKRVLDLVISSFALIILSPVFLILWLLIVIEDGRPGIFTQERVGLNNKTFRIHKFRSMKKNSESEGSKYATQQGDNITRLGRIMRPFRLDEIPQFYDIFKGNMSFIGPRPEQPGFAEELATKLPYYKLRHKLKTGLSGWAQTNYKYAATIEEQEKKLSYDLYYVKNQSTMLDLQIILKTFETVVFRKGAK from the coding sequence ATGATAAAAAGAATAGCGAATTTGAAGTACCTCATCGCTACGTTCCTCTTCGTGACCCTCTTCTTTATTCAATCACTTACTCTCACATGGACTCCAGGATACGCCTTTCAAGCTCTCATACTCAATATAGCAATTATGCTCGGCATATACGCCTTCAGTGGCTTCGATAACTCAACGACTTATTCTCTAAACTCATGCATCGTCTCATATATCTCCGGCACCTTTCTCGGGGTTCTCTTTGCTCTCATCCCGATAGTATTCTTCACCCCGCGCCTCCCTAGGCTCACCTTCTTTGTGACAGCAGCAGTTTCAGGATTAATCTTCCCCTTCCTATCATGCGTACTTATGAGATACACCATAAAGCATCTTCCCCCGCGAAGATATCTCGTCATAGGCAGAGAAGAAGAGCTCGGCCCGATACTCGAAGAAGTCAAAAAGGCTTCGATGGGCAAGATCGAAATCTATTCCTACATGAACCCATCAGCAGCGACTCTGACTGAGACTATGACCTTCGAAGAAGTTAAACCATTCGACGCAATACTCATAGGCGATCCAAAGTTGGCAAAAGATGTCGAGAGCGTTCTTTCACAACGTTCTGGAGACGTCGCACTGGAGTATTTGCCAATCGTTGTAGAGAGCGCATTGCACAGAATCCCTATGAAGATGATCGATCTCTTCAGCGACTACTACGATGTTGTTTTTTCGCAGGTTCAAATTTCTCATAGGAAGCGAGTTCTTGACTTAGTAATATCCTCTTTTGCTTTGATAATACTTTCCCCCGTCTTTCTGATCTTATGGCTACTAATTGTAATTGAGGACGGGAGACCTGGTATCTTCACTCAAGAGAGAGTTGGATTAAACAACAAGACTTTCAGAATCCACAAGTTTAGATCGATGAAAAAAAACTCAGAGTCAGAAGGATCAAAATATGCAACTCAGCAGGGAGACAATATTACAAGGCTCGGAAGGATAATGAGACCATTTAGACTTGATGAGATTCCTCAGTTTTATGATATCTTCAAAGGAAATATGTCATTCATTGGGCCCAGACCGGAGCAGCCAGGTTTTGCCGAAGAGCTTGCCACTAAACTACCGTATTACAAACTAAGGCATAAACTCAAAACAGGTCTCAGTGGCTGGGCTCAGACCAATTATAAGTATGCTGCTACAATAGAAGAGCAGGAGAAGAAGCTTAGTTATGATCTATACTATGTCAAGAATCAATCAACGATGCTCGATTTGCAAATAATCCTGAAAACATTCGAGACAGTTGTATTCAGAAAGGGTGCGAAGTGA
- a CDS encoding four helix bundle protein, producing MDIENLQIWKLGVTLAKDIYLLTEKFPKSELYGLTDQIRRAAVSIPSNIAEGKGRSTAKDFVHFLNNGRGSLYELATQLYIACEIGYVRESDFSSLQKRIEDLSHKIVAMTKYLRSKK from the coding sequence ATGGACATTGAGAATCTTCAAATCTGGAAGCTTGGAGTGACATTAGCAAAAGACATTTATCTTCTGACTGAAAAGTTTCCCAAAAGCGAACTTTACGGCCTGACTGATCAGATTAGGCGAGCCGCCGTCTCGATTCCCTCAAATATTGCCGAAGGCAAGGGACGATCCACAGCAAAAGACTTCGTTCATTTTCTCAATAATGGAAGAGGTTCTTTATATGAACTCGCGACTCAGCTCTATATTGCGTGTGAGATAGGATACGTCAGAGAGTCGGACTTCTCTTCTCTACAAAAAAGAATAGAGGATCTTTCACATAAGATCGTTGCAATGACGAAGTACCTTAGGAGCAAGAAGTGA
- a CDS encoding four helix bundle protein has product MEIERLNIWNLGVELAKDVYILTEKFPKKEVYSLTDQIRRAAVSVPSNIAGGKGRSSAKDFINFLSVARGSLYELITQLYIAREIGYLTQEDFSTLQKRIEDLSHKIVAMTKYLRNKK; this is encoded by the coding sequence ATGGAGATCGAAAGGCTTAATATCTGGAATCTCGGTGTTGAGCTTGCAAAGGATGTTTATATTCTTACAGAGAAGTTTCCTAAGAAAGAGGTCTATAGTCTAACCGACCAAATAAGAAGAGCTGCGGTTTCTGTACCCTCTAATATCGCAGGAGGGAAAGGTCGTTCATCTGCAAAGGACTTCATTAACTTCCTGAGTGTTGCCAGAGGGTCACTCTATGAATTAATAACCCAGCTCTATATTGCGAGGGAGATTGGATACCTGACTCAAGAAGATTTCTCAACTCTTCAAAAGAGAATCGAGGATCTTTCGCATAAGATAGTTGCTATGACGAAGTACCTTAGGAACAAGAAGTGA
- a CDS encoding four helix bundle protein codes for MDIENLQIWKLGVKLAKDVYLLTERFPKREIYGLTDQIRRAAVSIPSNIAEGKGRSTAKDFVHFLNTARGSLYELKTQLYIAREIEYLTEEDFSSFHKQIENLSHKIVSMIKFLKAKSDGVKR; via the coding sequence ATGGACATTGAGAATCTTCAAATTTGGAAACTTGGTGTAAAGCTTGCAAAAGACGTTTATCTTCTAACTGAGAGATTTCCGAAAAGAGAAATCTATGGCCTGACAGATCAGATTAGACGAGCTGCTGTCTCGATTCCCTCAAATATTGCTGAAGGCAAAGGACGATCAACGGCGAAGGATTTTGTTCATTTCTTGAACACTGCGCGAGGTTCACTGTATGAACTGAAAACTCAGCTTTATATCGCACGAGAGATTGAGTATCTAACAGAAGAAGACTTCTCTTCTTTCCACAAACAAATCGAGAATCTATCCCATAAGATTGTTTCTATGATCAAGTTTCTGAAAGCGAAGAGTGATGGAGTGAAAAGATGA
- a CDS encoding ImmA/IrrE family metallo-endopeptidase, whose protein sequence is MPEDIRINANALSLRRQLGEDPYSPIDIFAALGSIEDLTLVYYPLGKRISGMCLRDEDNKIIVVNSEQTYGRQRFTAAHELCHIYFHEDLHKVICPFAFDEKDAAEIEANKFASYFLAPYESLREFLSKRIQKSGRISLQNVVETEQYYGLSRQATLIRLMKEGYITEEEASEMQTGVIKSAQGLGYDVTLYKPSSGEKKATTFGKYVKLAETLREREVISEGLYEQYLLEAFRSDIVYGTEEDEERYD, encoded by the coding sequence ATGCCTGAAGATATCCGGATAAATGCAAATGCCCTTTCACTGAGAAGACAACTTGGAGAAGACCCCTACTCTCCAATCGACATTTTCGCTGCATTAGGCAGTATTGAAGACCTTACGCTTGTCTACTACCCACTTGGCAAAAGGATCAGCGGGATGTGTCTAAGAGATGAGGACAACAAGATAATAGTTGTCAATTCTGAGCAAACATATGGCAGGCAGCGTTTCACTGCGGCTCATGAACTCTGCCACATCTATTTCCACGAAGATCTTCATAAAGTGATCTGCCCTTTCGCCTTCGATGAAAAAGACGCTGCCGAAATTGAAGCAAACAAGTTTGCATCTTATTTCCTGGCACCGTACGAATCATTAAGAGAATTCCTTAGCAAGCGTATCCAGAAGAGCGGAAGGATTTCACTCCAAAACGTAGTCGAAACCGAGCAGTACTATGGCTTAAGCAGACAGGCAACGCTAATCAGACTGATGAAGGAAGGATATATTACGGAAGAAGAAGCGTCTGAAATGCAGACTGGAGTCATCAAGTCCGCTCAGGGGTTAGGTTATGATGTAACCCTCTACAAACCCTCTTCTGGGGAGAAGAAAGCCACAACATTCGGCAAGTATGTGAAACTTGCAGAAACACTGAGGGAAAGAGAAGTGATCTCCGAAGGGCTATATGAACAATACCTTCTTGAAGCTTTCAGGTCAGATATCGTATACGGAACCGAAGAAGACGAAGAGAGATATGACTGA
- a CDS encoding helix-turn-helix transcriptional regulator — MLDGKALGSRLKEIREKNSITQSQLAEYLKVDQSYISKFESGQRQITMASLEKLAHLFGLPVESLLEEDILREQIPFAMRARELASEDLESIAVINRIALNLIDMQKLAKVELEHA, encoded by the coding sequence ATGCTGGACGGGAAAGCTTTAGGCTCCAGGTTAAAGGAAATACGAGAAAAAAACTCAATAACCCAGAGTCAGCTGGCAGAGTATCTCAAGGTAGATCAGAGTTACATCTCGAAATTTGAGAGCGGGCAGCGACAGATCACGATGGCTTCTCTAGAAAAGCTTGCTCATCTTTTTGGCCTGCCTGTTGAATCGTTATTAGAGGAGGACATCTTGCGCGAGCAGATACCGTTTGCAATGAGAGCAAGAGAGCTGGCATCGGAAGACCTAGAGTCAATCGCTGTCATAAACCGGATTGCTCTTAATTTGATTGATATGCAGAAGTTGGCGAAGGTCGAGCTAGAACATGCCTGA